The proteins below are encoded in one region of Penaeus monodon isolate SGIC_2016 chromosome 32, NSTDA_Pmon_1, whole genome shotgun sequence:
- the LOC119593418 gene encoding crustacyanin-C1 subunit-like, which produces MHASLFFLAVVAAVAADKIPDFVVPGRCPAVDEKSLFDEQIPNHPKYAGVWYEIALTNNPYQLLKQCVRNEYSFDGNKFIAKSTGINADGNLMKRNGQILPMPLGDPHLSVDYEGSFIAPYVILDTDYENFSCIYSCTEYNFGYYSDFSFIFSRSPKLADQYLRRCEAAFKNIGVNVSRFAKTVQGSDCPYETQKSL; this is translated from the exons ATGCATGCATCTCTGTTCTTCCTTGCTGTTGTAGCAGCCGTCGCTGCTGACAAGATCCCCGACTTCGTCGTTCCAGGAAGATGTCCTGCGGTGGACGAGAAATCACTCTTCGATGAACAGATTCCTAATCATCCTAAG TATGCTGGTGTTTGGTACGAAATTGCCCTCACAAACAACCCATACCAACTCCTCAAGCAGTGCGTCCGCAACGAATATTCCTTTG ATGGAAACAAATTCATCGCCAAGTCTACAGGCATTAATGCTGACGGTAACCTCATGAAGCGCAACGGTCAGATTCTTCCCATGCCTCTTGGAGACCCTCATCTCTCCGTCGACTATGAAGGAT CTTTTATCGCTCCCTACGTCATCCTCGACACGGATTACGAGAACTTCTCCTGCATCTACTCCTGCACCGAATACAACTTCGGATACTACTCCgacttctccttcatcttctcccgctCGCCGAAACTTGCAGACCAGTACCTGAGACGCTGCGAGGCCGCCTTCAAGAATATCGGCGTCAACGTCTCCCGTTTCGCGAAGACAGTCCAGGGTTCTGACTGTCCCTATGAAACTCAGAAATCTCTCTAG
- the LOC119593425 gene encoding crustacyanin-A2 subunit-like, whose protein sequence is MFTTLIAAALVALVTADGIPDFVVPGKCAKVANQDKFDLRRYSGRWYQTQIIDNAYQPYTRCIHSNYDYSDSDYGFKVTTAGFSPNNEYLRLEGKIYPTKDFPAAHMLIDFPTVFAAPYEVIETDYETYSCVYSCIDWNGYKSEFGFVFSRTPQTSGPANDKCASVFRKNGVDFALFNDVAHTAECVYRA, encoded by the exons ATGTTCACCACACTCATAGCTGCTGCCCTCGTGGCTCTTGTCACTGCTGACGGCATCCCAGACTTCGTTGTACCTGGAAAATGCGCTAAAGTGGCCAACCAAGACAAGTTCGATCTTCGCAGG TACTCCGGCCGCTGGTATCAGACTCAGATCATCGACAACGCTTACCAGCCATACACTCGCTGCATCCACTCCAACTACGACTACTCTGACTCTGACTACGGCTTTAAGGTGACCACAGCTGGATTCAGCCCCAACAACGAGTACCTGAGACTGGAGGGCAAGATCTACCCCACAAAGGACTTCCCAGCTGCTCACATGCTCATTGATTTCCCTACCG ttttcgCCGCTCCCTACGAAGTGATCGAGACCGACTACGAGACGTACTCGTGCGTGTATTCCTGCATCGACTGGAACGGCTACAAGTCCGAGTTCGGCTTCGTCTTCTCCCGCACCCCACAGACGTCCGGTCCAGCCAACGACAAGTGCGCCTCCGTCTTCCGCAAGAATGGAGTCGACTTCGCCTTATTCAATGACGTTGCTCATACGGCCGAATGTGTCTATAGAGCTTAG
- the LOC119593417 gene encoding crustacyanin-C1 subunit-like: MHASLFFLAVVAAVAADKIPDFVVPGRCPAVDEKSLFDEQIPNHPKYAGVWYEIALTNNPYQLLQQCVRNEYSFDGNQFIAKSTGINADGNLMKRNGQILPMPLGDPHLSVDYEGSWIAPYVILDTDYENFSCIYSCTEYNFGYYSDFSFIFSRSPKLADQYLRRCEAAFKNIGVDVSRFTKTVQGSDCPYDTQKSL; this comes from the exons ATGCATGCATCTCTGTTCTTCCTTGCTGTTGTAGCAGCCGTCGCTGCTGACAAGATCCCCGACTTCGTCGTTCCAGGAAGATGTCCTGCGGTGGACGAGAAATCACTCTTCGATGAACAGATTCCTAATCATcctaag TATGCTGGTGTTTGGTACGAAATTGCCCTCACAAACAACCCATACCAACTCCTCCAGCAGTGCGTCCGCAACGAATATTCTTTTG ATGGAAACCAATTCATCGCCAAGTCTACTGGCATTAATGCTGACGGTAACCTCATGAAGCGCAATGGTCAGATTCTTCCCATGCCTCTTGGAGACCCTCATCTCTCCGTCGACTACGAAGGAT CTTGGATCGCTCCCTATGTCATCCTCGACACCGATTACGAGAACTTCTCCTGCATCTACTCCTGCACCGAATACAACTTCGGATACTACTCCgacttctccttcatcttctcccgctCGCCGAAACTTGCAGACCAGTACCTGAGACGCTGCGAGGCCGCCTTCAAGAATATCGGCGTCGACGTCTCCCGTTTCACGAAGACAGTCCAGGGTTCTGACTGTCCCTACGACACCCAGAAGTCTTTGTAG
- the LOC119593424 gene encoding crustacyanin-A2 subunit-like has translation MFSTLIAAALVALVTADGIPDFVVPGKCAKVANQDKFDLRRYSGRWYQTQIIDNAYQPYTRCIHSNYDYSDSDYGFKVTTAGFSPNNEYLRLEGKIYPTKDFPAAHMLIDFPTVFAAPYEVIETDYETYSCVYSCIDWNGYKSEFGFVFSRTPQTSGPANDKCASVFRKNGVDFALFNDVAHTAECVYRA, from the exons ATGTTCTCCACACTCATAGCTGCTGCCCTCGTGGCTCTTGTCACTGCTGACGGCATCCCAGACTTCGTTGTACCTGGAAAATGCGCTAAAGTGGCCAACCAAGACAAGTTCGATCTTCGCAGG TACTCCGGCCGCTGGTATCAGACCCAGATCATCGACAACGCTTACCAGCCATACACTCGCTGCATCCACTCCAACTACGACTACTCTGACTCTGACTACGGCTTTAAGGTGACCACAGCTGGATTCAGCCCCAACAACGAGTACCTGAGACTGGAGGGCAAGATCTACCCCACAAAGGACTTCCCAGCTGCTCACATGCTCATTGATTTCCCTACCG ttttcgCCGCTCCCTACGAAGTGATCGAGACCGACTACGAGACGTACTCGTGCGTGTATTCCTGCATCGACTGGAACGGCTACAAGTCCGAGTTCGGCTTCGTCTTCTCCCGCACCCCACAGACGTCCGGTCCAGCCAACGACAAGTGCGCCTCCGTCTTCCGCAAGAATGGAGTCGACTTCGCCTTATTCAATGACGTTGCTCATACGGCCGAATGTGTCTATAGAGCTTAG
- the LOC119593420 gene encoding crustacyanin-C1 subunit-like — MNASLFFLAVVSAVAADKIPDFVVPGRCPAVDEKSLFDEQIPNHPKYAGVWYEIALTNNPYQLLQQCVRNEYSFDGNKFIAKSTGINGDGNLMRRNGQILPMPLGDPHLSVDYEGSWIAPYVILDTDYENFSCIYSCTEYNFGYYSDFSFIFSRSPKLADQYLRRCEAAFKNIGVDVSRFTKTVQGSDCPYDTQKSL, encoded by the exons ATGAATGCATCTCTGTTCTTCCTTGCTGTTGTATCAGCCGTCGCTGCTGACAAGATCCCCGACTTCGTCGTTCCAGGAAGATGTCCTGCGGTGGACGAGAAATCACTCTTCGATGAACAGATTCCTAATCATcctaag TATGCTGGTGTTTGGTACGAAATTGCCCTCACAAACAACCCATACCAACTCCTCCAGCAGTGCGTCCGCAACGAATATTCTTTTG ATGGAAACAAATTCATTGCCAAGTCTACTGGCATCAACGGTGACGGTAACCTCATGAGGCGCAATGGCCAGATCCTTCCCATGCCTCTTGGAGACCCTCATCTCTCCGTCGACTATGAGGGAT CTTGGATCGCTCCCTATGTCATCCTCGACACCGATTACGAGAACTTCTCCTGCATCTACTCCTGCACCGAATACAACTTCGGATACTACTCCgacttctccttcatcttctcccgctCGCCGAAACTTGCAGACCAGTACCTGAGACGCTGCGAGGCCGCCTTCAAGAATATCGGAGTCGACGTCTCCCGTTTCACGAAGACAGTCCAGGGTTCTGACTGTCCCTACGACACCCAGAAGTCTTTGTAG
- the LOC119593429 gene encoding crustacyanin-A2 subunit-like: MFTTLVAATLVALVAADGIPDFVVPGKCAKVANQDKFDLRRYSGRWYQTQIIDNAYQPYTRCIHSNYDYSDSDYGFKVTTAGFSPNNEYLRLEGKIYPTKDFPAAHMLIDFPTVFAAPYEVIETDYETYSCVYSCIDWNGYKSEFGFVFSRTPQTSGPASDKCASVFRKNGVDFALFNDVAHTAECVYRA, from the exons ATGTTCACCACACTCGTAGCTGCTACCCTCGTGGCTCTTGTCGCTGCTGACGGCATCCCAGACTTCGTTGTACCTGGAAAATGCGCTAAAGTGGCCAACCAAGACAAGTTCGATCTTCGCAGG TACTCCGGCCGGTGGTATCAGACCCAAATCATCGACAACGCTTACCAGCCATACACTCGCTGCATCCACTCCAACTACGACTACTCTGACTCTGACTACGGCTTTAAGGTGACCACAGCTGGATTCAGCCCCAACAACGAGTACCTGAGACTGGAGGGCAAGATCTACCCCACAAAGGACTTCCCAGCTGCTCACATGCTCATTGATTTCCCTACCG ttttcgCCGCTCCCTATGAAGTGATCGAGACCGACTACGAGACGTACTCGTGCGTGTATTCCTGCATCGACTGGAACGGCTACAAGTCCGAGTTCGGCTTCGTCTTCTCCCGCACCCCACAGACGTCCGGTCCAGCCAGCGACAAGTGCGCCTCCGTCTTCCGCAAGAATGGAGTCGACTTCGCCTTATTCAATGACGTTGCTCATACGGCCGAATGTGTCTACAGAGCTTAA
- the LOC119593421 gene encoding crustacyanin-C1 subunit-like: MNTSVFFLALVAAVAADKIPDFVVPGRCPAVDEKSLFDEQIPNHPRYAGVWYEIALTNNPYQLLKQCVRNEYSFDGNKFIAKSTGINADGNLMRRNGQILPMPLGDPHLSVDYEGSFIAPYVILDTDYENFSCIYSCTEYNFGYYSDFSFIFSRSPKLADQYLRRCEAAFKKIGVDVSRFGKTVQGSDCPYDTQKSL, encoded by the exons ATGAACACTTCAGTATTCTTCCTCGCCCTTGTGGCAGCAGTTGCAGCTGACAAGATCCCCGACTTCGTCGTTCCAGGAAGATGTCCTGCGGTGGACGAGAAATCACTATTCGATGAACAGATCCCTAACCATCCTAGG tATGCTGGTGTTTGGTACGAAATTGCCCTCACAAATAACCCATACCAACTCCTCAAGCAGTGCGTCCGCAACGAATATTCCTTTG ATGGAAACAAATTCATCGCCAAGTCTACTGGCATCAACGCTGACGGTAACCTCATGAGGCGCAATGGCCAGATCCTTCCCATGCCTCTTGGAGACCCTCATCTCTCCGTCGACTATGAGGGAT cTTTTATCGCTCCCTACGTCATCCTCGACACCGATTACGAGAACTTCTCCTGCATCTACTCCTGCACCGAATACAACTTCGGATACTACTCCgacttctccttcatcttctcccgctCGCCGAAACTTGCAGACCAGTACCTGAGACGCTGCGAGGCCGCCTTTAAGAAGATCGGTGTTGATGTCTCCCGCTTCGGGAAAACAGTCCAGGGTTCCGACTGTCCCTATGATACCCAGAAATCCCTTTAA
- the LOC119593428 gene encoding crustacyanin-A2 subunit-like has translation MYSTLVTAALVALITADGIPDFVVPGKCAKVANQDKFDLRRYSGRWYQTQIIDNAYQPYTRCIHSNYDYSDSDYGFKVTTAGFSPNDEYLRLEGKIYPTKDFPAAHMLIDFPTVFAAPYEVIETDYETYSCVYSCIDWNGYKSEFGFIFSRTPQTSGPANDKCASVFRKNGVDFALFNDVAHTAECVYRA, from the exons ATGTATTCCACACTCGTCACTGCTGCCCTTGTGGCTCTTATCACTGCTGACGGCATCCCAGACTTCGTTGTTCCTGGAAAATGCGCTAAAGTGGCCAACCAGGACAAGTTCGATCTTCGCAGG TACTCCGGCCGCTGGTATCAGACCCAGATCATCGACAACGCCTACCAGCCATACACTCGCTGCATCCACTCCAACTACGACTACTCTGACTCTGACTACGGCTTTAAGGTGACCACAGCTGGATTCAGCCCCAACGACGAGTACCTGAGACTGGAGGGCAAGATCTACCCCACAAAGGACTTCCCAGCTGCTCACATGCTCATTGATTTCCCTACCG ttttcgCCGCTCCCTACGAAGTGATCGAGACCGACTACGAGACGTACTCGTGCGTGTATTCCTGCATCGACTGGAACGGCTACAAGTCCGAGTTCGGCTTCATCTTCTCCCGCACCCCACAGACGTCCGGTCCAGCCAACGACAAGTGCGCCTCCGTCTTCCGCAAGAATGGAGTCGACTTCGCCTTATTCAATGACGTTGCTCACACGGCCGAATGTGTCTACAGAGCTTAG
- the LOC119593419 gene encoding crustacyanin-C1 subunit-like: MNTSLFFLAVVAAVAADKIPDFVVPGRCPAVDEKSLFDEQIPNHPKYAGVWYEIALTNNPYQLLQQCVRNEYSFDGNKFIAKSTGINADGNLMRRNGQILPMPLGDPHLSVDYEGSWIAPYVILDTDYENFSCIYSCTEYNFGYYSDFSFIFSRSPKLADQYLRRCEAAFKNIGVDVSRFTKTVQGSDCPYDTQKSL, from the exons ATGAATACATCTCTGTTCTTCCTTGCTGTTGTAGCAGCCGTCGCTGCTGACAAGATCCCCGACTTCGTCGTTCCAGGAAGATGTCCTGCGGTGGACGAGAAATCACTCTTCGATGAACAGATTCCTAATCATcctaag TATGCTGGTGTTTGGTACGAAATTGCCCTCACAAACAACCCATACCAACTCCTCCAGCAGTGCGTCCGCAACGAATATTCTTTTG ATGGAAACAAATTCATCGCTAAGTCTACTGGCATCAACGCTGACGGTAACCTCATGAGGCGCAATGGCCAGATCCTTCCCATGCCTCTTGGAGACCCTCATCTCTCCGTCGACTATGAGGGAT CTTGGATCGCTCCCTATGTCATCCTCGACACCGATTACGAGAACTTCTCCTGCATCTACTCCTGCACCGAATACAACTTCGGATACTACTCCgacttctccttcatcttctcccgtTCGCCGAAACTTGCAGACCAGTACCTGAGACGCTGCGAGGCCGCCTTCAAGAATATCGGCGTCGACGTCTCCCGTTTCACGAAGACAGTCCAGGGTTCTGACTGTCCCTACGACACCCAGAAATCTCTCtaa
- the LOC119593426 gene encoding crustacyanin-A2 subunit-like, whose amino-acid sequence MFTTLVAATLVALVAADGIPDFVVPGKCAKVANQDKFDLRRYSGRWYQTQIIDNAYQPFTHCIHSNYDYSDSDYGFKVTTAGFSPNDEYLRLEGKIYPTKDFPAAHMLIDFPTVFAAPYEVIETDYETYSCVYSCIDWNGYKSEFGFVFSRTPQTSGPANDKCASVFRKNGVDFALFNDVAHTAECVYRA is encoded by the exons ATGTTCACCACACTCGTAGCTGCTACCCTCGTGGCTCTTGTCGCTGCTGACGGCATCCCAGACTTCGTTGTACCTGGAAAATGCGCTAAAGTGGCCAACCAAGACAAGTTCGATCTTCGCAGG TACTCCGGCCGCTGGTATCAGACCCAGATCATCGACAACGCTTACCAGCCATTCACTCACTGCATCCACTCCAACTACGACTACTCTGACTCTGATTACGGCTTTAAGGTGACCACAGCTGGATTCAGCCCCAACGACGAGTACCTGAGACTGGAGGGCAAGATCTACCCCACAAAGGACTTCCCAGCTGCCCACATGCTCATTGATTTCCCAACAG TTTTCGCCGCTCCTTATGAAGTGATCGAGACCGACTACGAGACGTACTCGTGCGTGTATTCCTGCATCGACTGGAACGGCTACAAGTCCGAGTTCGGCTTCGTCTTCTCCCGCACCCCACAGACGTCCGGTCCAGCCAACGACAAGTGCGCCTCCGTCTTCCGCAAGAATGGAGTCGACTTCGCCTTATTCAATGACGTTGCTCATACGGCCGAATGTGTCTACAGAGCTTAA
- the LOC119593422 gene encoding crustacyanin-C1 subunit-like translates to MNTSVFFLALVAAVAADKIPDFVVPGRCPAVDEKSLFDEQIPNHPRYAGVWYEIALTNNPYQLLKQCVRNEYSFDGNKFIAKSTGINADGNLMRRNGQILPMPLGDPHLSVDYEGSFIAPYVILDTDYENFSCIYSCTEYNFGYYSDFSFIFSRSPKLADQYLRRCEAAFKKIGVDVSRFGKTVQGSDCPYDTQKSL, encoded by the exons ATGAACACTTCAGTATTCTTCCTCGCCCTTGTGGCAGCAGTTGCAGCTGACAAGATCCCCGACTTCGTCGTTCCAGGAAGATGTCCTGCGGTGGACGAGAAATCACTCTTCGATGAACAGATCCCTAACCATCCTAGG tATGCTGGTGTTTGGTACGAAATTGCCCTCACAAATAACCCATACCAACTCCTCAAGCAGTGCGTCCGCAACGAATATTCCTTTG ATGGAAACAAATTCATCGCCAAGTCTACTGGCATCAACGCTGACGGCAACCTCATGAGGCGCAATGGCCAGATCCTTCCCATGCCTCTTGGAGACCCTCATCTCTCCGTCGACTATGAGGGAT ctTTTATCGCTCCCTACGTCATCCTCGACACCGATTACGAGAACTTCTCTTGCATCTACTCCTGCACCGAATACAACTTCGGATACTACTCCgacttctccttcatcttctcccgctCGCCGAAACTTGCAGACCAGTACCTGAGACGCTGCGAGGCCGCCTTTAAGAAGATCGGTGTTGATGTCTCCCGCTTCGGGAAAACAGTCCAGGGTTCCGACTGTCCCTATGATACCCAGAAATCCCTTTAA
- the LOC119593427 gene encoding crustacyanin-A2 subunit-like, which translates to MYSTLVTAALVALVTADGIPDFVVPGKCAKVANQDKFDLRRYSGRWYQTQIIDNAYQPFTRCIHSNYDYSDSDYGFKVTTAGFSPNNEYLRLEGKIYPTKDFPAAHMLIDFPTVFAAPYEVIETDYETYSCVYSCIDWNGYKSEFGFVFSRTPQTSGPANDKCASVFRKNGVDFALFNDVAHTAECVYRA; encoded by the exons ATGTATTCCACACTCGTCACTGCTGCCCTTGTGGCTCTTGTCACTGCTGACGGCATCCCAGACTTCGTTGTTCCTGGAAAATGCGCTAAAGTGGCCAACCAGGACAAGTTCGATCTTCGCAGG TACTCCGGCCGCTGGTATCAGACCCAGATTATCGACAACGCCTACCAGCCATTCACTCGCTGCATCCACTCCAACTACGACTACTCTGACTCCGACTACGGCTTTAAGGTGACCACAGCCGGATTCAGCCCCAACAACGAGTACCTGAGACTGGAGGGCAAGATCTACCCTACAAAGGACTTCCCAGCTGCTCACATGCTCATTGATTTCCCTACCG ttttcgCCGCTCCCTACGAAGTGATCGAGACCGACTACGAGACGTATTCGTGCGTGTATTCCTGCATCGACTGGAACGGCTACAAGTCCGAGTTCGGCTTCGTCTTCTCCCGCACCCCACAGACGTCCGGTCCAGCCAACGACAAGTGCGCCTCCGTCTTCCGCAAGAATGGAGTCGACTTCGCCTTATTCAATGACGTTGCTCACACGGCCGAATGTGTCTACAGAGCTTAG
- the LOC119593416 gene encoding crustacyanin-C1 subunit-like yields the protein MKSAVFFVALVAAVAADKIPDFVVPGRCPVVNEKALFEQQIPNHPKYAGVWYEIALTNNPYQLLQQCVRNEYSFDGNKFIAKTTGINADGNLMRRNGQILPMPLGDPHLSIDYEGSFSAPYVILDTDYENFSCIYSCVEFNFGYYTDFSFIFSRSPKLADQYLRRCEAAFKNIGVDVSRFTKTVQGSDCPYETQKSL from the exons atGAAATCTGCGGTCTTCTTCGTCGCCCTTGTGGCAGCAGTTGCAGCTGACAAGATCCCTGATTTCGTAGTACCAGGAAGGTGTCCAGTTGTAAACGAGAAAGCTCTCTTCGAACAGCAAATTCCTAACCATCCCAAG TATGCTGGCGTCTGGTACGAAATTGCCCTCACAAACAACCCATACCAACTCCTCCAGCAGTGCGTCCGCAACGAATATTCCTTCG ATGGAAACAAATTCATTGCCAAGACTACTGGCATCAACGCTGACGGAAACCTCATGAGGCGCAATGGCCAGATCCTTCCCATGCCTCTTGGAGACCCTCATCTCTCCATCGACTATGAAGGAT cTTTTAGCGCTCCCTATGTCATCCTCGACACCGATTACGAGAACTTCTCCTGCATCTACTCCTGCGTTGAATTCAACTTCGGATACTACACCgacttctccttcatcttctcccgctCGCCGAAACTTGCAGACCAGTACCTGAGACGCTGCGAGGCCGCCTTCAAGAATATCGGCGTCGACGTCTCCCGTTTCACGAAGACAGTCCAGGGTTCTGACTGTCCGTATGAGACCCAGAAATCTCTCTAA
- the LOC119593430 gene encoding crustacyanin-A2 subunit-like, translating to MFSTLVAAALVALVAADGIPDFVVPGKCAKVANQDKFDLRKYSGRWYETQTIDNAYQPFTRCIHSNYDYSDSDYGFKVTTAGFSPNNEYLRLEGKIYPTKDFPAAHMLVDFPTVFAAPYEVIETDYETYSCVYSCIEWNGYKSEFGFVFSRTPQTSGPANDKCASVFRKNGVDFALFNDVAHTAECVYRA from the exons ATGTTTTCCACACTCGTCGCTGCTGCCCTCGTGGCTCTTGTCGCTGCTGACGGCATCCCAGACTTCGTTGTGCCTGGAAAATGCGCTAAAGTGGCCAACCAGGATAAATTCGATCTTCGCAAG TACTCTGGCCGCTGGTATGAGACCCAAACCATCGACAACGCCTACCAGCCATTCACTCGCTGCATCCACTCCAACTACGACTACTCTGACTCTGACTATGGCTTTAAGGTGACCACAGCTGGATTCAGCCCCAACAACGAGTACCTGAGACTGGAGGGCAAGATCTACCCTACAAAGGACTTCCCAGCTGCTCACATGCTCGTTGATTTCCCAACAG TTTTCGCCGCTCCCTATGAAGTAATCGAGACCGACTACGAGACGTACTCGTGCGTGTATTCCTGCATTGAGTGGAACGGCTACAAGTCCGAGTTCGGCTTCGTCTTCTCCCGCACCCCACAGACGTCCGGGCCAGCGAACGACAAGTGCGCCTCTGTCTTCCGCAAGAATGGAGTCGACTTCGCCTTATTCAATGACGTTGCTCATACGGCTGAATGTGTCTACAGAGCATAA